The nucleotide window CACGGCATTCCGGCTGCTGCTCAACGAATCGCTCCACAGTGTCTTGCCCATGCTCGCGGCGCTTTACTGGGTGCTGTTCGTGCCGCGCTTTCATCTGAAGCTGCGGCATTGTCTGTTGTGGCTGGTGTATCCGCTGACTTACCTCGGCGTGACCTTCTGGCGCGGGAGTTCGTCGGATTTCTACCCCTATCCGTTCATCAATGTCGAGAGGCTCGGGTTCAGGCACGCCGCGGTGAATTCGGCGTTGCTGTTCGGCGGCTTCCTTATGTTGATGGCCATATTCGCGGGGATCAATTCCCGGCGGCGGCACTGAGCGCCAGTCTGGCGCCGCCTGTTCGGCCTTTTCCGTCGGGCGCGCTTCTTGCGCCCTGTCTGGTGGACGTAAGCCGCGCTTTTCGGCGCGGCGTGCGCGAGACCTTGGTGTGGCCGCGTTGCGATCGCAATGGCTCACACGTAAATTTGACAATGGGAGCAAAAACGTATGGACACCAATTCGGCAGCTAACACAGCGGAAGGCGCAGTCAAGGAAGTCGCGGGCAAGGTTCAGGGCGCGGTCGGCGACGTGCTGGGCGATACCGGCACGCAACTGGCCGGCAAGGCGAAAGAGCTCAGTGGCAAGGCCCAGCAACTGGCCGCGAGCACAACGAGTCTCGTGCGTGAGACCACGGCGGAAAGCCCCTTCACCGCGATCGCGGTAGTCGCGCTCGCCGGTTTCGTGGCTGGCGCGCTGTGGGCACACGGTGCTGCGGGACGCGACTATCGCCGTTAATTTTCGACGCGGCTGACCATCGGGCGATCTGCTTCAGCCGATCGCCCGTTTCGCGTTTATGCACCAACCGTTTGTGCACTACCGCTTATCCACGCCTTTACGCGCCGCTTTTCTTGCGGCGCCCCGCGCCCATCTCCAATTCGACCCACGTCGGCGCATGATCGCTCGCGTGCGGCTCGCCCCGCACCCAGCGGTCGACGCCCGCATCGCGCAAGCGCGGCGCGAGGTCGGCGCTCAGCAGCAGATGGTCGATGCGCAAGCCGGAGTTCGTGTCCCAATGCCGGCGGAAATAGTCCCAGAAGGTGTAGACGCGCTCGTCGCCGACATGCGTTCGCAGCGCGTCGGTCCAGCCTTGCGCGAGCAGCCGCTGGTAACGCTCGCGGCTCTCGGGTTGCAGTAGCGCGTCCTTCAGCCAGGAACGGGGGTTGTAGATGTCTTCGTCGGTGGGAACCACGTTGAAGTCGCCGGCCAGCACGACCGGATGGGCGCTCTTGTATAGCTTCGCCGCGTGCTTGATGAAATGGTCGAACCACGCCAGCTTGTAGTCGAACTTGGGGCCCGGTTGCGGATTGCCGTTCGGCAGATAGAGGCACGCCACCAGCACGCCGCCGACAGCTGCTTCGAGGTAGCGGCTGTGCGTGTCGTCCTCGAAACCGGGCAGGCCGCGACGGCTCTCCAGCGGCGCTTCGCCTTTGGACAGGATCGCCACGCCGTTCCATGCGCTCTGCCCTTGCCAGATCGCGCTGTAGCCCGCATCGCGCAGTTGCTCGACGGGAAACGCGCTGTCCACCGCTTTGAGTTCCTGCAGACAGACAATGTCGGGCGCCTCGCGTTCGAGCCAATGCAGCAGCGCCGGCAGGCGCGAGCGGATACCGTTGATGTTGAAGGTCGCGATTCGAAGCCGGGCCACGGCATGTCCTCCCTGCAAGGCGTCCTATTGCGCAGCCGCGTCGCACCACTCCATCGCCCAGGACTTCGCGCATGAAATGGCATCGGCCTGGTCGGAAAAGGCGTCGATGTCGCCGGAATCATGCGACTGGACGCGCTCGTTTTTGCGCGGCACGCGAGTGATCTTCGCTCTCGCATAGTAGAGGCCGTCGTCTGCGTGGCGGGCGCGGCAATCGATATGGAAATGCCGGTAGTCGAACTGCATTCGCTCTCCTTTGAACGCGCTTCACTTTATCTGCCGTAGCATTGCTTATACCCGGGCGCTGGCTCACAGACGGCCGCTCACGCACGCCGGCTCGCGTGCGTGATTGCCGTTGTTGTGAGCCGGTGTGTACAGTCCGCGCGACTCAGTTCGGCACGTTCACCGCGCCATTAGTCACCGTGATTGCATTGATGCCCGGACTCGCCGCGATCGACGGCAGATTGGCCGTGGTCAGCGCGGGCGCGGCGCCGGCCGTGCCGCCGCGCGGCACCGTGTGAATCACCTGCGACGGCGGCAGCGGCGTACCGCTCTTCAGATGACTCCACATCAGATTGAGCGCCTGAATGTTGTAGTAATGCAGCGGCACGAAGCGCGAATCGAAACCCGCCACGCCGAGGAACGCATCGAAATGCTGGGCGTTCGTCACTTCGTAGAACGACAGCTTGCTCGCGCCGCCTTCGCTCAATTGATTCAGGCCGAGATACGGCCGCGACGCGTGGTTGATCGGCACCAGCGCATCCGCGCGGCCCTGCACGATGATGGCGGGTTTGCCATGCAGATTCGCATTCACGCGAATGGCCTCGACGCTGTTGGTCAGCGTGCCGTTGGTCCACAGCGTACGCAGGCAGGAGGCACCCGCGTAACTGCCGTCGGGGGTCGCCAGCCGGTGGTCCGCCGCTCCGCCGCCCGAGTTGAAGACGAGGTTGATGCCGTTGGTCGGCGGCACCCCGTTGCCATTGCCGAACACCGTGAGCATCGGCGACACGGCAGGCGTCACGCCGGCGACTCCCGTCGAACTCGTCGTGCCGAAGCTGAAGTCGCAGAGGTTGGCGGTGACGCTCGCTCTCGCGTACGCATCCGCGTAGGTCACCGCGACAGCCGGCACCGCTTGCGAGTCCCACATCGGCGCTTGCAGCAGGTCGGAGTCGGTCTGGTAACCGTTCTGATGCAGCAGCGTCAGCGCGTTGAGCGCCTGGGCCGTCACATTTCCACCCGCGATCACGCCGGCGGCTGCCAGCGACGCGCAGCGTGCGGTGCGAATCGCCGTGGTCGCGGCGAGCGGGAGTGCCGTCAGATACGGCGCGCCGGCTGCGGCGGGCGCGAGCGCCGCGCACGGTTGCAGTTGGTTGGCGAGCGTCATGTAGTCCGCGAGCGGCTTGCCGAATGCACCGACGGGCACGCCGCCCTGAGCCACCGACACCTGCGCGGGCAAGCGCAAATTGATCTGCGGCTCACCCACGACGACCGCGGTGATCAAACCGGACGTGTCCTGTTCCGCCGCCGCGAGCGACGCGCCGCCGCCATTACTTACCGAAGCCGCGATAGTCGTGATGCTGCCGCTCGCGTAACGCACGGTGCGGGTCGAACCGTCGAGCGCGCCATACGAATCGTTGAGCGCCCAGTACGCGAACTGGATCGCCTGCAACGTATTGTTGCCCCAATCCTTTTCGGGATTCTGCTGCGAGTGCGCATGCTTGAACGCGTAGCGATTCGCAAACTGGCTGTTGTAAGACGCGAGATCGGTATTGCCGAGGTTAGCCGTGAAGAGACTGGTCTTGCCCGCGGCAGTGGCATCCTGCAAGGTGCCGTCGATCAGTGTGACCCGATTGGACGACAGTTCATGCGCGCCATTGCCGCTGCCTTTATCGGTGTACGCCACCGCGCAACCGCGCTTGAGGCCCCACTCGCCGGCTGCGGAAATCGCGCCGTACACGCCACGCGAACCGGATGACGTTGCCGTGACAATACACGGCTGATCAGCATTGAAGCTCGCCGGTATCTGCACCAGCATGGTGACGTTCTGCGTGCCGCTGCCGTCGTCGGCAAAAGCGAGGTATTCCTTGCCGGCGATCTTGCCTTCGCCGAGCGTGTCGTTGCCGTTCAGGTCGACGTTCGGCCCCCAGAAGCGTCCGTAGCCACCGTTCGCCGTCATGTCGACGAGCGCGCGATAGTTCGCCCAGATGGCGAGGCGCCGGAGTTCGGCGGCGGTAGGTTGCGCAGCGTTGGCAATGGCTGGCGCCGTGGCCAATGCGAGGCCGGTTTTGCCGAGACCGGCGGTGAGCAGGTCGTCGGTATTACCGTCGTAAGCCTGGGTTTTCACCGAGGAGGCAGTAATGAAACTCGGCAGCGTGTTCGCTGGCGGCGGCGAATTATCGTCATTGCCGCCGTGGCAGGCAGTCAGCACGACTGCCACGGCCATCATGATCGCCAGGGTTCGCACCACCGGCACCGATCGTGGCGCGGGCTCGACTCTGAAAGTGGATCTCACGTTTTTCGTCTCCGATATTTGCTAATACCGTTGTGAATGCAACGGCACCGAAATTGCTGCGTATGGTCCAATGGATCGCGACGCTTCGGATACCGACGCATCGCTAGCCTGCATTGACCTTTCAATGGAGTCAATAGAACGTCATGTCCACGCATAACGAAAGTCAGGATCAGGGCGACGCCTCCGCCGCCACCCCACCCAAACCTTCACGCCGCCGCTTTCTTCAATCCGCTGCCGCTGCCGCCACGGTCGGCGCGGCGCCGCATTTGCGCGCGCAAACCCAAACCCCAACCGCGCCACCGGCTCAGGTTCAGCAAGCCGTGCCGCCGCGTCCGGTCACGCTGACGGTGAACGGCCGCGCGTACACGCTGCAACTCGAGCCGCGCGTGACCTTGCTCGATGCGTTGCGGGAATACGCGGGCCTGATGGGCACGAAGAAGGGCTGTGATCGCGGACAGTGCGGCGCATGCACGGTGCTCGCCGATGGCCGCCGCATCAACTCCTGTTTGACACTCGCCGTGATGCATGAGGGCGAGACCATCACCACGGTTGAAGGGCTTGCCGCCAACGGCGCATTGAGTCCGATGCAGCGCGCATTCATTGAACACGATGCCTTTCAATGCGGTTACTGTACGCCCGGGCAGTTGTGTTCCGCGACTGCCCTTCTAAACGAATTCCGCAACGGCACCGCCAGCACCGTCACGGCCGATGTCCGCAGCCGCCCCGCCCAACTCTCCGACGACGAAATCCGCGAACGCATGAGCGGCAATATTTGCCGCTGCGGCGCCTACGCGAATATCGTGGCCGCCGTACGCGCGGTGCACGAAGGCGGCGGACCGAACAGCGGCAACAACACCCCCAACGCCTGACGGAGCGACAGCATGGATGCGATCTCTTATGAACGCGCCGGCGATGTCGCCGGCGCAGTGCGGGCGGCGCAGCAGCCGGGAGCGGTGTTCATCGGCGGCGGCACCAATCTGCTCGATCTGATGAAAGGCGGCGTAGCGCGGCCGATGCGGCTGATCGATATCACGCATATCCGCGGACTCGATACGATCACGACGCTGCCTGACGGCGGCATCCGACTCGGCGCGCTGGTGCGCAATAGCGATGCGGCCAACCACGCGCTGGTGCGCGAGCAATACCCGTTGCTCTCGCAGGCATTTCTGGCGGGCGCGTCGTCGCAACTACGCAATATGGCGACGGTCGGCGGCAACCTGCTGCAACGGACCCGTTGCGGCTATTTCTACGACACGGCCTTCACGCAGTGCAACAAGCGCATGCCGGGCAGTGGTTGCGCAGCGCTCGACGGCCACAATCGCACGCACGCGATTCTCGGCGCGAGTCCGCAATGCATCGCCGTGAATCCGTCGGATATGAGCGTGGCGCTCGCCGCGCTCGATGCGGTGGTACGCGTGAGCGGCCCCGCAGGCGAGCGGACCATTGCGTTCGCCGACTTTCACCGGCTTCCCGGTGACCGGCCCGACGTCGATACCACCTTGCAGTCCGGCGAACTGATTACTGCGGTCGATCTGCCGCCGCCAATCTTCAGCGCGAACTCCCATTATCTGAAAGTGCGTGACCGCGCCAGTTACGCATTCGCGCTGGTCTCGGTTGCTGCCGCATTGCAGATGGACGGCGGCCGCGTGAAGACCGCGCGCATCGCATTGGGCGGCGTTGCGCACAAGCCGTGGCGCGCGAGCGTCGCGGAACAGATGCTCAACGGTCAGCCGCTCACGCAAGCGACGCTGAGCAACGCCGCCGCGGCCGCATTAAGCGAAGCGCGGCCGCAACACGACAATCGTTTCAAGGTGCAACTCGCGCAGCGCGCGATCGTGCGCGCCGTGAACCAGGCCGCCGGCCGCGCGGGAGGTGTCGCATGAATCTGATCGGTCAACCCGTCGACCGCATCGACGGTCTGCTCAAAGTCACCGGCGAAGCGCGCTACGCCGCCGAATTTCCCGAAGCGCGTCTCGCGCACGCGGTACTCGTCACCAGCACGATTGCGAGCGGGACCATCGCCTCGATCGATGCGAGCCGCTCGCAGTCACTGCCCGGCGTGCTGCTCGTGATGACGTATCAGAACGCGCCGCGTCTGCCGAACGGCGGCAAGCCCGCATTGGCGCCGCCGGCCGGGCGCCGTCTTTCGCTACTGCAGGACAATCAGATTCACTACAGCAACGAGCCGGTCGCGGTGGTGGTGGCCGACACGCTCGAACACGCCACCGACGCCGCGCGCCAATTGCGCATCACGTATCAGAGCAGCGCCGCGACCGTGGACTTCGCGCGTGCCAAGTCGAACGCGCACGCGCCGGACAAGCCGCAAGGCCGGCAGACCGACACGCAACGCGGCAGCTTCGACGACGGCT belongs to Paraburkholderia aromaticivorans and includes:
- a CDS encoding exodeoxyribonuclease III, with protein sequence MARLRIATFNINGIRSRLPALLHWLEREAPDIVCLQELKAVDSAFPVEQLRDAGYSAIWQGQSAWNGVAILSKGEAPLESRRGLPGFEDDTHSRYLEAAVGGVLVACLYLPNGNPQPGPKFDYKLAWFDHFIKHAAKLYKSAHPVVLAGDFNVVPTDEDIYNPRSWLKDALLQPESRERYQRLLAQGWTDALRTHVGDERVYTFWDYFRRHWDTNSGLRIDHLLLSADLAPRLRDAGVDRWVRGEPHASDHAPTWVELEMGAGRRKKSGA
- a CDS encoding CsbD family protein; the encoded protein is MDTNSAANTAEGAVKEVAGKVQGAVGDVLGDTGTQLAGKAKELSGKAQQLAASTTSLVRETTAESPFTAIAVVALAGFVAGALWAHGAAGRDYRR
- a CDS encoding FAD binding domain-containing protein, with protein sequence MDAISYERAGDVAGAVRAAQQPGAVFIGGGTNLLDLMKGGVARPMRLIDITHIRGLDTITTLPDGGIRLGALVRNSDAANHALVREQYPLLSQAFLAGASSQLRNMATVGGNLLQRTRCGYFYDTAFTQCNKRMPGSGCAALDGHNRTHAILGASPQCIAVNPSDMSVALAALDAVVRVSGPAGERTIAFADFHRLPGDRPDVDTTLQSGELITAVDLPPPIFSANSHYLKVRDRASYAFALVSVAAALQMDGGRVKTARIALGGVAHKPWRASVAEQMLNGQPLTQATLSNAAAAALSEARPQHDNRFKVQLAQRAIVRAVNQAAGRAGGVA
- a CDS encoding D-(-)-3-hydroxybutyrate oligomer hydrolase, coding for MMAVAVVLTACHGGNDDNSPPPANTLPSFITASSVKTQAYDGNTDDLLTAGLGKTGLALATAPAIANAAQPTAAELRRLAIWANYRALVDMTANGGYGRFWGPNVDLNGNDTLGEGKIAGKEYLAFADDGSGTQNVTMLVQIPASFNADQPCIVTATSSGSRGVYGAISAAGEWGLKRGCAVAYTDKGSGNGAHELSSNRVTLIDGTLQDATAAGKTSLFTANLGNTDLASYNSQFANRYAFKHAHSQQNPEKDWGNNTLQAIQFAYWALNDSYGALDGSTRTVRYASGSITTIAASVSNGGGASLAAAEQDTSGLITAVVVGEPQINLRLPAQVSVAQGGVPVGAFGKPLADYMTLANQLQPCAALAPAAAGAPYLTALPLAATTAIRTARCASLAAAGVIAGGNVTAQALNALTLLHQNGYQTDSDLLQAPMWDSQAVPAVAVTYADAYARASVTANLCDFSFGTTSSTGVAGVTPAVSPMLTVFGNGNGVPPTNGINLVFNSGGGAADHRLATPDGSYAGASCLRTLWTNGTLTNSVEAIRVNANLHGKPAIIVQGRADALVPINHASRPYLGLNQLSEGGASKLSFYEVTNAQHFDAFLGVAGFDSRFVPLHYYNIQALNLMWSHLKSGTPLPPSQVIHTVPRGGTAGAAPALTTANLPSIAASPGINAITVTNGAVNVPN
- a CDS encoding 2Fe-2S iron-sulfur cluster-binding protein, translating into MSTHNESQDQGDASAATPPKPSRRRFLQSAAAAATVGAAPHLRAQTQTPTAPPAQVQQAVPPRPVTLTVNGRAYTLQLEPRVTLLDALREYAGLMGTKKGCDRGQCGACTVLADGRRINSCLTLAVMHEGETITTVEGLAANGALSPMQRAFIEHDAFQCGYCTPGQLCSATALLNEFRNGTASTVTADVRSRPAQLSDDEIRERMSGNICRCGAYANIVAAVRAVHEGGGPNSGNNTPNA